In a genomic window of Flammeovirga agarivorans:
- a CDS encoding outer membrane protein assembly factor BamB family protein, with translation MRKSFLTIVTLLLCLSAFAQKKVAWILDVEGNEKQIFVHAFTGVSVLETSKFYYGINPDTQSFIWRLEKNATNEGAKKVNNIANMAGAGGQFNSLVSESWQPIPLSPFVSVDKKTIDITTGKVILGEGEDEYSKITQTYFIAEAYVYLVETLTADKQKKLYCIDMNDKSVRWKTVVGSMTGAGKLLKMAGATSSLDVSLSPKVTNSGDFIYRGGKTLFLLKGNSGEIVWQNEVNPGAFFLDNKQEYLVVVDAPSAFGQPKYGEVKLGKKIQALDIKNGQPLWKKPVKLDDSYISSMNVSDSEFLVNSGNSINIYEYKSGQSIWKKGYKAGNVKEVKLLGDNLEVFYGNKQMLIAKSDASEQWKKPIKFDMDEDIEGGVIKKEYEKGILMIHSRGLGFYDKTSGKKIWNFKANTDKVSFDDQSTMVAVLDKKKLYLFNPNLVEKKPEKSKFDIEEPKDIFFFETTEKGYFIVGPQEFLCLDKKGTLVSQKYYKQLEADRLAKAALMAGKIAGDLSTSVQIGSTNSNGETEFAAPFMSPETTRNVEAVSDLQREQLAKIRNQNKLHGKAQVIGNHAFFMEGVKTEAGDQLTMIKVDKNTGEELERFEVGSDRKVVYKIIESQNILYAVVGGKLTAYYLN, from the coding sequence ATGAGAAAAAGCTTTTTAACTATTGTCACACTATTACTGTGTCTGTCTGCCTTTGCTCAAAAAAAAGTGGCCTGGATTTTAGATGTCGAGGGTAATGAAAAACAAATCTTCGTACACGCTTTCACAGGGGTTTCTGTATTAGAAACTTCAAAGTTCTATTATGGTATCAATCCAGATACACAATCATTTATTTGGAGACTTGAGAAAAACGCAACAAACGAAGGTGCAAAAAAAGTAAACAATATTGCTAACATGGCAGGAGCTGGTGGACAGTTCAATTCATTAGTTAGCGAATCATGGCAACCTATTCCATTATCTCCATTTGTTTCAGTAGACAAGAAAACTATTGACATTACTACAGGTAAAGTGATCCTTGGTGAAGGTGAAGATGAGTATTCAAAAATTACTCAAACTTACTTTATCGCTGAAGCATATGTTTATTTAGTAGAGACATTAACTGCTGATAAACAAAAGAAATTATACTGTATTGATATGAACGACAAATCAGTTCGTTGGAAAACAGTAGTAGGAAGCATGACAGGTGCTGGTAAACTATTAAAAATGGCTGGAGCTACTTCATCATTAGATGTATCGTTATCTCCAAAAGTGACTAACTCTGGTGATTTCATCTATAGAGGAGGTAAAACATTATTCTTATTGAAAGGAAATTCAGGTGAAATTGTTTGGCAAAACGAAGTAAACCCAGGTGCGTTTTTCTTAGACAACAAGCAAGAGTATTTAGTAGTAGTAGATGCTCCATCAGCATTTGGTCAACCGAAATATGGTGAAGTGAAATTGGGTAAAAAAATCCAAGCATTAGATATCAAAAATGGTCAGCCATTATGGAAAAAGCCTGTGAAATTGGATGATAGCTACATTTCATCGATGAATGTTAGTGATAGTGAATTCCTTGTAAACTCAGGAAACTCAATTAACATCTATGAGTACAAATCAGGTCAGTCTATCTGGAAAAAAGGTTACAAAGCGGGTAATGTCAAAGAAGTGAAGCTATTAGGTGATAACCTAGAAGTATTCTACGGAAACAAGCAAATGTTAATTGCAAAATCTGATGCATCTGAGCAATGGAAAAAGCCAATTAAATTTGATATGGATGAAGATATCGAAGGTGGTGTAATCAAAAAAGAATACGAGAAAGGTATTTTAATGATCCACTCAAGAGGTTTAGGATTCTATGACAAAACTTCTGGTAAGAAAATCTGGAACTTTAAAGCGAACACTGATAAAGTATCATTCGATGACCAATCAACAATGGTTGCAGTTTTAGATAAGAAAAAACTATACTTATTTAACCCTAACTTAGTAGAGAAGAAGCCAGAAAAATCTAAGTTCGATATTGAAGAGCCAAAAGATATATTCTTCTTTGAAACTACAGAAAAAGGATACTTTATTGTTGGTCCTCAAGAATTCTTATGTTTAGATAAGAAAGGTACTTTAGTATCTCAAAAATATTACAAGCAATTAGAAGCTGACCGTTTAGCTAAAGCAGCTTTAATGGCAGGTAAAATTGCTGGTGACTTATCAACATCAGTACAAATTGGTTCAACTAATTCAAATGGTGAAACTGAATTTGCTGCTCCGTTTATGAGTCCTGAAACAACAAGAAATGTTGAAGCAGTTTCTGATTTACAAAGAGAGCAATTAGCGAAAATCAGAAACCAAAATAAACTTCATGGTAAAGCTCAAGTTATTGGTAACCATGCGTTCTTTATGGAAGGTGTAAAAACTGAAGCAGGTGATCAGTTAACGATGATCAAAGTAGATAAAAATACTGGTGAAGAGCTTGAAAGATTTGAAGTAGGTAGTGACCGTAAGGTAGTATATAAGATCATTGAATCTCAAAATATCTTATATGCTGTTGTTGGTGGTAAACTAACTGCATACTACTTGAACTAA
- a CDS encoding anthranilate synthase component I family protein, with translation MYHFINTHAELLADTVTPVSIYLRVRDRFANSLLLESSDYHGADNSYSFICCEPVAEISVTDKLLRVQYPNKEEEKKTLTTYAEALQELSVFSKSFEHKQDENQKFPSHGLFGYMTYDAVQSFEEIEFDSDKVDTEIPQIRYQAFRYVIAINHFKNELHIFEHIPEGDNSESNIEEIKTLIKSKNFPAYHFSRSGEETTNFTDEEFLEVLKKGKDHCFRGDVFQIVLSRRYQQDFQGDEFNVYRALRSINPSPYLFYFDYGTYKIFGSSPEAQIIVKDKKATIHPIAGTFKRTGNDKQDAEIAQKLYDDPKENSEHVMLVDLARNDLSRNGGNVEVEVFKEIQYYSHLIHLVSKVNGDLTEGTDPLRVVADTFPAGTLSGSPKYKAMELIDKYENVRRSFYGGAIGFMSFNGDFNHAIMIRSFLSLDNKLHYRAGAGVVAQSSEESELQEVHNKLAALRKALNMAEEL, from the coding sequence ATGTACCATTTTATCAACACACATGCGGAGCTTCTTGCAGATACTGTTACTCCAGTAAGCATTTACTTGAGAGTAAGAGATCGTTTTGCAAATAGCTTATTGTTAGAGAGTTCAGATTATCATGGAGCAGATAATAGTTATTCTTTTATTTGCTGTGAGCCGGTGGCTGAGATTTCTGTTACAGACAAATTATTACGCGTTCAATACCCAAATAAGGAAGAAGAAAAAAAGACATTAACTACATATGCTGAAGCATTACAGGAACTGTCAGTTTTTTCGAAGTCTTTTGAGCATAAGCAAGATGAAAATCAGAAGTTTCCATCACATGGGTTGTTTGGATATATGACTTACGATGCGGTACAATCGTTCGAAGAAATTGAGTTCGATAGTGATAAAGTTGATACTGAAATCCCTCAAATTAGATATCAAGCTTTTAGATATGTCATTGCAATCAATCATTTTAAAAATGAGCTTCATATTTTTGAGCATATCCCAGAAGGTGATAATAGCGAAAGTAATATCGAAGAAATTAAGACGCTGATAAAAAGTAAAAATTTCCCTGCATATCACTTTTCAAGATCGGGTGAAGAGACGACAAACTTCACTGACGAAGAATTTTTAGAAGTCTTGAAAAAAGGGAAAGACCACTGTTTTAGAGGAGATGTTTTCCAGATAGTATTATCAAGAAGATACCAACAAGATTTCCAAGGTGATGAATTTAATGTTTACAGAGCATTACGTTCAATAAATCCTTCTCCTTATCTATTTTACTTTGACTACGGTACATATAAGATTTTTGGTTCTTCTCCTGAAGCTCAAATCATTGTCAAAGATAAAAAAGCTACTATCCACCCAATTGCAGGAACTTTTAAGCGTACAGGTAACGATAAGCAAGATGCCGAAATTGCTCAAAAATTATACGATGATCCTAAAGAAAACTCAGAACATGTAATGCTAGTTGATTTAGCAAGAAATGACTTGAGTAGAAACGGAGGTAATGTTGAGGTAGAAGTATTTAAGGAAATCCAATATTACTCACATCTTATTCATTTAGTATCGAAAGTAAATGGTGATCTAACGGAAGGTACAGATCCTTTAAGAGTAGTAGCAGATACTTTCCCTGCTGGTACATTATCAGGTTCACCAAAGTACAAAGCCATGGAATTGATCGATAAATATGAAAATGTAAGACGTAGTTTTTATGGTGGAGCTATCGGTTTTATGAGCTTTAATGGAGATTTTAACCATGCAATCATGATTCGTTCTTTCTTGAGCTTAGATAATAAACTACATTATAGAGCAGGTGCAGGTGTTGTTGCTCAGTCTTCTGAAGAAAGCGAATTGCAAGAAGTACATAACAAGTTGGCTGCACTTAGAAAGGCATTGAATATGGCCGAGGAGCTGTAA
- a CDS encoding anthranilate synthase component II, with protein sequence MKKILVLDNYDSFVYNLVHYLRDLGQEVEIFRNDKITLEEVGKYDKILLSPGPGIPSEAGIMPEVIKTYASTKSILGVCLGHQAIGEAFGASLENNYPLHGVADQAQVTTPEAKLFQGLPNTFKIGHYHSWVVQSDSLAGTPLQVTARDEKGFVMAFQHKEFDVQGVQFHPESVLTEHGMDMLKNWIQG encoded by the coding sequence ATGAAGAAAATTTTAGTTTTAGATAATTACGACTCTTTTGTATACAACCTAGTACATTATTTAAGAGATCTAGGGCAAGAGGTAGAGATATTTAGAAATGATAAAATCACTTTGGAAGAAGTAGGGAAATATGATAAAATTCTTCTTTCTCCAGGGCCAGGTATCCCTTCTGAAGCAGGGATAATGCCTGAAGTGATTAAAACATATGCATCAACAAAAAGTATTTTGGGTGTTTGTTTAGGGCATCAAGCAATAGGTGAAGCCTTTGGAGCTTCCTTAGAAAATAATTATCCATTGCATGGTGTAGCAGATCAAGCTCAAGTAACTACACCAGAAGCAAAATTATTTCAGGGGTTACCCAATACTTTTAAAATTGGACACTATCACTCTTGGGTAGTTCAATCAGATAGTTTAGCTGGTACTCCTTTACAAGTAACTGCTAGAGATGAAAAAGGATTTGTTATGGCTTTTCAGCATAAAGAATTTGATGTACAAGGCGTACAATTTCATCCAGAATCTGTATTGACTGAACATGGAATGGACATGTTAAAAAATTGGATACAAGGCTAA
- the trpD gene encoding anthranilate phosphoribosyltransferase, with the protein MKKILNRLFEYGSLTQEEAKATLTKLAQGEFNPSQIAAFLTVYSMRSITVEELTGFRDAMLELCLRIDLDDFDAMDLCGTGGDGQDTFNISTLSSFIVAGAGQNVAKHGNNGVSSVCGSSNLMAHFGYDFTNDIDTLKRNLDEAGICFIHAPLFHPAMKNVAPIRRELGVKTFFNMLGPMVNPSFPKKQIVGVFSLEVARLYGYLYQQTDKQFAILHSLDIYDEISLTSPFKMITKDSERLLKPEDLGLNYQTKESLFGGGTIAESAKIFTDVLENKGTAPQKQAVLANAGVAIATGKGLELEEGVAQARESLESGAAFKAFKKLVS; encoded by the coding sequence ATGAAGAAGATACTGAACCGACTTTTTGAATATGGCTCTTTAACACAAGAAGAAGCCAAAGCGACTTTAACTAAATTAGCACAAGGAGAATTTAACCCTTCTCAAATTGCAGCTTTCCTTACTGTTTATTCTATGCGTAGTATTACCGTTGAAGAATTGACGGGATTTAGAGATGCTATGTTAGAATTGTGCTTAAGAATAGATTTAGATGATTTTGATGCCATGGACCTTTGCGGTACAGGAGGTGATGGCCAAGATACTTTTAATATTTCAACCTTATCCTCTTTTATTGTAGCAGGAGCAGGTCAGAATGTAGCCAAGCATGGTAATAATGGTGTTTCCTCAGTTTGTGGTTCATCAAACTTGATGGCACATTTTGGTTACGATTTTACCAACGATATAGATACTTTAAAAAGGAATTTAGATGAAGCAGGAATTTGTTTTATCCATGCTCCTTTGTTTCATCCAGCTATGAAAAATGTGGCACCTATCCGTAGAGAATTAGGAGTGAAAACCTTTTTCAATATGTTAGGTCCAATGGTAAATCCTTCTTTTCCGAAGAAACAGATTGTTGGTGTATTTAGCTTAGAAGTAGCTCGATTATACGGGTATTTATATCAACAGACAGACAAGCAATTTGCGATTCTTCATTCATTAGATATTTATGATGAAATCTCATTAACATCACCGTTTAAGATGATTACAAAAGACTCTGAAAGGTTATTAAAACCAGAAGATCTAGGTTTGAATTATCAAACGAAAGAATCTTTGTTTGGTGGAGGGACGATTGCAGAGTCAGCTAAAATATTTACGGATGTTCTAGAAAACAAAGGTACTGCACCTCAGAAACAAGCCGTATTAGCCAATGCAGGTGTTGCCATTGCAACAGGAAAAGGTCTAGAATTAGAAGAAGGAGTTGCTCAAGCAAGAGAATCTCTAGAATCTGGAGCTGCATTTAAAGCATTTAAAAAGTTAGTATCATAA
- the trpC gene encoding indole-3-glycerol phosphate synthase TrpC produces MTILDKIVAHKKIEVAARKEILSISDLQERPLFDKEPVSAKSWIGSPTKSGIIAEFKRQSPSKGLINGKALVTDVAEGYYKAGASAMSVLTDREFFGGTVDDLLAARSVSPVPIIRKDFIVDEYQIIEAKSIGADFILLIASCLTPEESKTYASVARNLGMQVLLEVHNEEELNAHIDPCMDLVGVNNRNLKTFEVSIENSKKLADKIPNEFIKVSESGISNIENIKELRKYGYKGFLIGENFMKTEDPAKAAIDFIGQL; encoded by the coding sequence ATGACGATTTTAGATAAAATTGTTGCACATAAAAAAATTGAAGTAGCAGCAAGAAAAGAGATTTTAAGTATTTCAGATTTACAGGAAAGACCATTATTTGATAAAGAACCGGTTTCTGCTAAATCTTGGATAGGAAGTCCAACTAAATCAGGTATTATCGCTGAATTTAAAAGACAGTCTCCTTCAAAAGGATTGATCAACGGTAAAGCCTTGGTAACGGATGTTGCAGAAGGGTATTATAAAGCGGGTGCCTCGGCAATGTCGGTGCTAACAGATAGAGAGTTTTTTGGAGGAACAGTAGATGATTTATTAGCAGCAAGGTCTGTATCTCCAGTGCCTATTATTAGAAAAGACTTCATTGTAGATGAATATCAAATCATCGAAGCTAAATCAATTGGTGCTGATTTTATTTTATTGATAGCTTCTTGTTTGACTCCTGAAGAGTCGAAAACTTATGCTTCTGTTGCTAGAAACCTAGGAATGCAAGTATTATTAGAAGTTCACAACGAAGAAGAGTTAAATGCTCATATTGATCCTTGTATGGATCTTGTTGGAGTAAATAACAGGAACTTGAAAACTTTTGAAGTAAGTATTGAAAATTCTAAGAAATTGGCGGATAAAATTCCTAATGAATTTATTAAGGTGTCTGAAAGCGGAATTAGCAATATTGAAAATATTAAAGAGCTAAGAAAATACGGTTATAAAGGATTCCTGATTGGAGAAAACTTTATGAAGACAGAAGACCCTGCAAAAGCAGCAATAGATTTTATTGGTCAGCTTTAG